The Balearica regulorum gibbericeps isolate bBalReg1 chromosome 5, bBalReg1.pri, whole genome shotgun sequence genome window below encodes:
- the DDB1 gene encoding DNA damage-binding protein 1 — protein sequence MSYNYVVTAQKPTAVNGCVTGHFTSAEDLNLLIAKNTRLEIYVVTAEGLRPVKEVGMYGKTAVMELFRPKGESKDLLFILTAKYNACILEYKQNGDSIDIITRAHGNVQDRIGRPSETGIIGIIDPECRMIGLRLYDGLFKVIPLDRENKELKAFNIRLEELQVIDVKFLYGCQAPTICFVYQDPQGRHVKTYEVSLREKEFNKGPWKQENVEAEASMVIAVPEPFGGAIIIGQESITYHNGDKYLAIAPPIIKQSTIVCHNRVDPNGSRYLLGDMEGRLFMLLLEKEEQMDGTVTLKDLRVELLGETSIAECLTYLDNGVVFVGSRLGDSQLVKLNVDSNEQGSYVVAMETFTNLGPIVDMCVVDLERQGQGQLVTCSGAFKEGSLRIIRNGIGIHEHASIDLPGIKGLWPLRSDSHRETDNTLVLSFVGQTRVLMLNGEEVEETELTGFVDDQQTFFCGNVAHQQLIQITSASVRLVSQEPKALVSEWKEPNGKNISVASCNSNQVVVAVGRALYYLEIRPQELRQISCTEMEHEVACLDITPLGDTNGMSPLCAIGLWTDISARILKLPSFELLHKEMLGGEIIPRSILMTTFESSHYLLCALGDGALFYFGLSLETGLLSDRKKVTLGTQPTVLRTFRSLSTTNVFACSDRPTVIYSSNHKLVFSNVNLKEVNYMCPLNSDGYPDSLALANNSTLTIGTIDEIQKLHIRTVPLYESPRKICYQEVSQCFGVLSSRIEVQDASGGTTALRPSASTQALSSSVSTSKLFSSSTAPHETSFGEEVEVHNLLIIDQHTFEVLHAHQFLQNEYALSLVSCKLGKDPNTYFIVGTAMVYPEEAEPKQGRIVVFHYSDGKLQSLAEKEVKGAVYSMVEFNGKLLASINSTVRLYEWTAEKELRTECNHYNNIMALYLKTKGDFILVGDLMRSVLLLAYKPMEGNFEEIARDFNPNWMSAVEILDDDNFLGAENAFNLFVCQKDSAATTDEERQHLQEVGLSHLGEFVNVFCHGSLVMQNLGETSTPTQGSVLFGTVNGMIGLVTSLSESWYNLLLDMQNRLNKVIKSVGKIEHSFWRSFHTERKTEPATGFIDGDLIESFLDISRPKMQEVVANLQIDDGSGMKREATVDDLIKIVEELTRIH from the exons atgtCCTACAATTACGTCGTGACGGCGCAGAAGCCGACGGCCGTGAACGGCTGCGTCACCG GGCACTTCACCTCAGCAGAGGATCTGAACCTGTTGATCGCCAAAAACACACGACTGGAGATCTACGTGGTGACAGCGGAGGGGCTGCGGCCCGTCAAGGAGGTGGGGATGTACGGCAAGACCGCTGTCATGGAGCTCTTCCGCCCCAAG GGGGAGAGCAAGGATTTGTTGTTCATCCTGACAGCCAAGTACAACGCCTGTATCCTCGAGTACAAACAGAACGGGGACAGCATTGATATTATAACCCGTGCCCACGGCAACGTGCAG GATCGCATCGGCCGTCCCTCAGAGACCGGCATAATTGGCATCATTGACCCAGAGTGCCGGATGATCGGCCTGCGGCTATACGACGGCCTCTTCAAGGTCATTCCCCTGGACCGGGAGAACAAGGAGTTAAAGGCTTTTAACATCCGCCTGGAAGAGCTCCAAGTCATCGATGTGAAGTTTCTCTACGGCTGTCAAGCTCCAACCATCTGCTTTGTCTACCAG GACCCTCAGGGTCGTCACGTCAAGACGTACGAGGTGTCCCTGCGTGAGAAGGAGTTTAACAAAGGTCCTTGGAAACAGGAGAACGTAGAGGCTGAAGCCTCCATGGTCATCGCAG TGCCAGAGCCTTTTGGAGGCGCGATCATCATCGGGCAGGAGTCTATCACCTATCACAACGGAGATAAATACCTAGCTATAGCCCCACCTATCATCAAG CAAAGTACGATTGTGTGCCACAACCGCGTGGATCCCAACGGGTCCCGTTACTTGCTGGGGGACATGGAAGGACGACTTTTCATGCTGCTCCTGGAGAAGGAGGAACAGATGGATGGCACTGTCACCTTGAAGGACCTGCGCGTGGAACTGCTCGGCGAG ACATCCATTGCAGAGTGCTTGACCTACCTGGACAATGGAGTTGTATTTGTCGGTTCTCGGCTTGGGGATTCCCAGCTTGTGAAG CTCAACGTGGACAGCAACGAGCAGGGCTCCTACGTAGTGGCTATGGAGACCTTCACCAACCTTGGTCCCATCGTTGACATGTGTGTGGTGGACCTGGAAAGACAAGGCCAAGGGCAG ctCGTCACATGCTCGGGTGCGTTTAAAGAGGGTTCACTGCGGATCATCCGGAACGGCATTGGAATTCACGAGCACGCCAGCATTGACTTGCCGGGGATTAAAG GCTTGTGGCCCCTGAGGTCGGACTCTCATCGTGAAACGGACAATACGTTGGTGCTGTCCTTTGTCGGCCAGACCAG GGTTCTTATGTTAAATGGAGAGGAAGTAGAAGAGACGGAGCTCACAGGGTTTGTGGATGATCAGCAGACTTTCTTCTGTGGCAACGTGGCACATCAGCAGTTGATCCAG ATCACCTCTGCCTCTGTGAGACTGGTTAGTCAGGAGCCCAAAGCCCTGGTGAGCGAGTGGAAAGAGCCCAATGGAAAGAACATCAGCGTGGCTTCCTGTAACAGTAACCAGGTAGTGGTGGCCGTGGGACGAGCCCTGTATTACCTGGAGATCCGACCCCAGGAGCTCAGGCAGATCAG cTGCACAGAAATGGAGCATGAAGTTGCTTGCCTGGACATCACTCCTTTGGGGGACACCAACGGCATGTCCCCACTGTGTGCAATCGGGCTCTGGACTGACATCTCTGCCCGCATCCTCAAGCTGCCTTCGTTTGAACTGCTGCACAAAGAGATGCTGGGAGGAG AAATTATCCCTCGCTCCATCCTGATGACGACCTTCGAGAGCAGCCATTACCTTCTCTGCGCCCTGGGGGACGGAGCTCTCTTCTACTTCGGGCTCAGCCTCGAGACTG gtttgCTGAGCGACCGGAAGAAGGTGACCCTTGGGACCCAGCCCACCGTCCTGAGGACTTTCCGCTCTCTGTCCACCACCAATGTGTTTGCCTGCTCTGACCGCCCCACCGTCATCTACAGCAGTAACCACAAACTGGTCTTCTCCAACGTCAACCTGAAGGAGGTGAACTACATGTGTCCCCTTAACTCGGATGGGTACCCCGACAG CTTGGCGTTGGCCAATAACAGCACCTTGACCATCGGCACCATTGACGAGATCCAGAAGCTGCACATCCGCACGGTTCCCCTCTATGAATCGCCCAG GAAGATCTGCTACCAGGAGGTATCACAGTGTTTCGGGGTGCTCTCAAGTCGGATCGAGGTGCAGGATGCCAGTGGGGGCACCACTGCGCTCAGACCCAGCGCCAGCACCCAG GCTctgtccagcagcgtgagcacCAGCAAGCTGTTCTCCAGCAGCACGGCACCGCATGAGACATCCTTCGGAGAAGAGGTGGAGGTGCACAACCTGCTCATCATAGATCAGCACACCTTCGAAG TGCTTCACGCTCACCAGTTTCTGCAGAACGAGTACGCCCTCAGCCTGGTCTCCTGCAAGCTTGGCAAGGATCCGAACACCTACTTCATCGTGGGCACCGCCATGGTGTATCCCGAGGAGGCAGAGCCCAAACAGGGACGCATTGTCGTCTTCCACTACTCTGACG GGAagctgcagagcctggctgaGAAGGAGGTGAAGGGCGCTGTGTATTCCATGGTGGAGTTCAATGGGAAGCTGTTAGCCAGCATCAACAGCACG GTGCGCCTGTACGAGTGGACAGCTGAGAAAGAGCTGCGCACAGAGTGCAACCATTACAACAACATCATGGCGCTCTACCTGAAGACCAAGGGAGACTTCATCCTTGTGGGAGATCTGATGCGGTCCGTCCTCCTCCTTGCGTACAAGCCTATGGAAGGAAACTTCGAGGAG ATTGCCCGGGACTTCAATCCAAACTGGATGAGTGCCGTGGAGATCCTGGACGACGACAACTTCTTGGGAGCAGAGAATGCTTTCAATTTGTTTGTGTGCCAGAAGGACAG CGCGGCCACGACCGATGAGGAGCGCCAGCATTTGCAGGAGGTGGGACTGTCCCACCTGGGAGAGTTCGTCAATGTTTTCTGTCACGGGTCTCTGGTCATGCAGAACCTGGGTGAGACATCCACGCCAACACAGGGCTCGGTTCTCTTCGGCACAGTCAACGGCATGATCG GACTAGTGACCTCACTGTCGGAGAGCTGGTACAACCTCCTGCTGGACATGCAGAACAGGCTGAATAAAGTCATCAAGAGCGTGGGCAAGATTGAGCACTCCTT CTGGAGATCGTTTCACACCGAACGCAAGACAGAACCGGCTACGGGCTTCATTGACGGTGACCTGATCGAAAGCTTCCTGGACATCAGCAGACCCAAGATGCAGGAGGTGGTGGCAAACTTGCAG aTCGATGACGGCAGCGGCATGAAGAGGGAAGCCACCGTAGACGACCTGATAAAGATCGTGGAGGAGCTGACCCGGATCCATTAG